The nucleotide window GAGTACGCGATCTCCCGCATCGCCGTGCGGGACGAGATCACCGCCGCCATGAAGGAGCAGGTCTACTCCGACGCCGGCACGGCCGAGCGCGTGGTCCTGCGCTTCCTCGCCGCGCCGACGGACGTGAACTGGGGCGGCAAGGTGCACGGCGGCATCGTCATGGAGTGGATCGACACCGCCGCCTACCTCTGCGCGACGCGCTGGGCCGGGCGGGACACCGTGGCGGTGTTCTCCGGCGGCGTGCGCTTCTACCGCCCGCTGCACATCGGCGACCTGGTGGAGGTGGAGGCCCGGCTGATCTACACCGGCAACAAGGGCATGCATGTGGCAGCACGCCCGCGACCTGCTCGAGATCCGCGCGAAGGCCCCGGGCAACCGCCTGCCCGACCACCTGCTGGGCGCCGGCGGGTCCGGCGCAGGGGAGGCAGGCAGCGCGTGACCGGCACAGCTGGCGCGTGACCCATAGTTTCAAGCCGCTACAGGGGTGACGTTGCGGCTCGAAAGTCTGGGTCGGTGGAAGGTGAGGCTGTGCCCGGGCCGAGCTGGCCCGGGCACAGCTTCCGGTCGGCGTCAGCGCCGGAAGAGGCGCGCGAGGAAGCCGGGCTCCTGGCCGCCGGCGCGGGCGGCCGCACGCTCGGCGTCGGTGTGACGGCCTCCGCACCACTGGCCGGCGGGCACGGTGGCCTTCACGGAGTCGATGTGCTGGCCGCAGCCGGCCCAGGTGGTCTTGCCGCAGACGTCGCACTTCGCAGGACGGCACATGATGAGGTTCCTCTCGATCGGGGATGTCGGGGGTTCAGCAGTCGGCGAGCTGTATCCGGAGACCGCTATCCAGGCCGGATAACGGTCTCCAGGTACGACTCGGCCGGAAGGCAGGGGCCGGAGGTGGGGCCGCTCAGGCCAGGCTGAGGAAGAGCTTCTCGAGCTCCTCCACGGTCAGCTTCTCCTCGGACTCGGCGGCGCCCTCGGGATCGCTCACGCAGTACTTCATGGCGGAGGAGACGATCGCGAAGCCGGCCCGGTCCAGGGCGGTGGAGACGGCGGAGAGCTGGGTGACGACGTCGCGGCAGCTCCCCTCCCCCTCGACCTCGCGGATGACGGCGTCGAGCTGCCCGCGGGCGCGCTTGAGGCGGTTGAGGATCTTGCGCTGGGTCTCGGCGTCGGCGGAGCGCATGGCGTGTCCTTTCGGGGACGGTCAGAGAACAGGAGAACGGTGAGTCGGGGCTTGGCCAGGCCCATTCAGGTCAGCGCTCAGGATACCCCCGGGGGTGTCTCGGGAGACGTGTCAGGCCATGAGGCCGGCGATCTCCGCCGCCAGCACTCCGACGCCCATCAGGAGCACGAACCAGCCGAAGCCGATCCGCAGGGCCCGGTCCGGCACCCGCTTCCCGAGCGCCACACCGATCAGCGCACCCAGGACCGCCGTGCCCGTCAGGGCCAGCAGGAGCCCCCAGTCCAGGCTCACGCCCGGGAGCTTGCCGGCGAACCCGGCGAGGGTCTGCGCCGAGATCACCATGAGCGAGGTCCCGACGGCGGCGCTCATCGGCAGCCCCGCCAGCAGCACCAGCGCGGGCACGATGAGGAACCCGCCCCCGGCGCCCACGAGGCCGGTGATCAGCCCGACGCCCAGCCCCGTGGCGAGCAGTCGGCCCACCCGGACCTTCCTCTCACCCTCGGGCTCCTCGCCGCCGCGCCGACCCCGGATCATGCCCCGCGCGGTCAGGAGCATCATCACCGCGAAGCCGATCATCAGGACCGGCCCCGGCAGGAGCGAGCCCAGCGCGCCGCCCAGCACCGCACCGACCATGCCACCGGCCGCGAACAGGCCACCCGTGCGCCATCGCACGGTGCCCCGGCGGGCGTGCAGGCCCACCGAGACGAGCGAGGCGATGCCCACCGCGAAGAGCGAGCTCGCGATCGCCGCGTGCGGCTCCAGCCCGGCCACATACGTCAGCAGCGGCACCATAAGGATGGATCCGCCCCCGCCGAGCATGCCCACGAGCATGCCCACGACGAGCGCCAGGGCGATCGCGAGCCCGGTCATCGGTCAGGCCCGCCCGGTGGCCGAGGGGACGGCGGTCCCCGGGGCGACGGCGGCGGCACGGCCGGCACCGGAGGCGCCCGACGTCGTCGGGAGGCCGCCCAGGACGTCCGCGGCGGAGCGCTCGACGGCGGGCCGGTTCCACGGCATCTTCGACAGCACCGAGGCCATGGCGCACGTGTTGGACACCGCGGACCACGTGAGGCCCGCGCCGATGGCCGCGGGGATGAGGCCGAAGCGCCGCGAGCCGAGCTGGGACGCGACGGCGCCGGTGAGCGCGATGGTGCCGGCGGTCATGCGCACCTGGCGCTCCATGGCCCAGCCGGAGCCGCGGCGGACGACGTCGCCGCCGGCCTGGGCGTAGGCGCTGATGCCGCCGGAGAGCACGGCGGCCTCCCGGAAGCCGGTCGCGGCGAGGCGCTGCTGGGCGTCGGAGGCGCGGACGCCGGAGGCGCACACGAGCACAACATGCCCGTCGAGGCGCTCGGCGACGTCGCGGGCGCGCTCCTTCAGGGTGTCCAGGGGGACGTTGTAGGAGCCGGCGATGTGCTCGGCCTCGAACTCGCCGGGGGTGCGCACGTCGAGCACGAACACCTCGCCGGCGGCAATGCGCTCGCGCAGGGCCTCGGGGCTCACGGGGGTCAGGGTCGTGACGGTCATGGTGGTCTCCATTCTGGGGCGTGTCAGGTTCAGGCGGGGCAACGCGGGCGGCTCAGCCGCGGACGCGCTGCTGCCAGGCGTTGTACGAGCCCTCGAGCTCGACGACGCGGAAGCCGTCGCGGCGCAGCGCCTGGGCGGCGACGACGTTGCGCAGCCCCGACTGGCAGAACGTCACGAGCGCGGCGTCCTTCGGCAGCTCGTCCTCGTGGAAGGCGACCTTGCCGGCGGAGAGCTGGGCGGCCCCCGCGTCGTCACCGTCCGCGCCCGCGCTGACCGGGATGGTGCCGGCGGCGTGCTCGGAGCGGTTGCGGACGTCGAGCAGGGCGAGGCCGTCCTGGCCGGGCGCGGCACCGGGGGCCGCGGCGACGACGTCGCCGGCGGCGATCCTGCGCTCGAGCTCCTCCGCCGTAATGGTGGCCGGGGCCTCGAGGTCGAAGCCCTCCAGGCTGGTGACGAAGGCGTCCGCGGCGTCCACCCCGACGCGGATCAGGTGGTCGCGGATCCGGCCGGCGTCGTCGGCGTCGTCCGCCAGCAGGATGATG belongs to Micrococcus sp. 2A and includes:
- a CDS encoding sulfite exporter TauE/SafE family protein, translating into MTGLAIALALVVGMLVGMLGGGGSILMVPLLTYVAGLEPHAAIASSLFAVGIASLVSVGLHARRGTVRWRTGGLFAAGGMVGAVLGGALGSLLPGPVLMIGFAVMMLLTARGMIRGRRGGEEPEGERKVRVGRLLATGLGVGLITGLVGAGGGFLIVPALVLLAGLPMSAAVGTSLMVISAQTLAGFAGKLPGVSLDWGLLLALTGTAVLGALIGVALGKRVPDRALRIGFGWFVLLMGVGVLAAEIAGLMA
- a CDS encoding rhodanese-like domain-containing protein, yielding MTVTTLTPVSPEALRERIAAGEVFVLDVRTPGEFEAEHIAGSYNVPLDTLKERARDVAERLDGHVVLVCASGVRASDAQQRLAATGFREAAVLSGGISAYAQAGGDVVRRGSGWAMERQVRMTAGTIALTGAVASQLGSRRFGLIPAAIGAGLTWSAVSNTCAMASVLSKMPWNRPAVERSAADVLGGLPTTSGASGAGRAAAVAPGTAVPSATGRA
- a CDS encoding metal-sensitive transcriptional regulator; this translates as MRSADAETQRKILNRLKRARGQLDAVIREVEGEGSCRDVVTQLSAVSTALDRAGFAIVSSAMKYCVSDPEGAAESEEKLTVEELEKLFLSLA